The following proteins are co-located in the Symphalangus syndactylus isolate Jambi chromosome 21, NHGRI_mSymSyn1-v2.1_pri, whole genome shotgun sequence genome:
- the GATA2 gene encoding endothelial transcription factor GATA-2 isoform X2, with protein sequence MEVAPEQPRWMAHPAVLNAQHPDSHHPGLAHNYMEPAQLLPPDEVDVFFNHLDSQGNPYYANPAHARARVSYSPAHARLTGGQMCRPHLLHSPGLPWLDGGKAALSAAAAHHHNPWTVSPFSKTPLHPSAAGGPGGPLSVYPGAGGGSGGGSGSSVASLTPTAAHSGSHLFGFPPTPPKEVSPDPSTTGAASPASSSAGGSAARGEDKDGVKYQVSLTESMKMESGSPLRPGLATMGTQPATHHPIPTYPSYVPAAAHDYSSGLFHPGGFLGGPASSFTPKQRSKARSCSEGRECVNCGATATPLWRRDGTGHYLCNACGLYHKMNGQNRPLIKPKRRLTTTTTLWRRNANGDPVCNACGLYYKLHNVNRPLTMKKEGIQTRNRKMSNKSKKSKKGAECFEELSKCMQEKSSPFSAAALAGHMAPVGHLPPFSHSGHILPTPTPIHPSSSLSFGHPHPSSMVTAMG encoded by the exons ATGGAGGTGGCGCCCGAGCAGCCGCGCTGGATGGCGCACCCGGCCGTGCTGAATGCGCAGCACCCCGACTCGCACCACCCGGGCCTggcgcacaactacatggaaccCGCGCAGCTACTGCCTCCAGACGAGGTGGACGTCTTCTTCAATCACCTCGACTCGCAGGGCAACCCCTACTACGCCAACCCCGCTCACGCGCGGGCGCGCGTCTCCTACAGCCCCGCGCACG CCCGCCTGACTGGAGGCCAGATGTGCCGCCCACACTTGTTGCACAGCCCGGGTTTGCCCTGGCTGGACGGGGGCAAAGCAGCCCTCTCTGCCGCTGCGGCCCACCACCACAATCCCTGGACCGTGAGCCCCTTCTCCAAGACGCCACTGCACCCCTCAGCTGCTGGAGGCCCTGGAGGCCCACTCTCTGTGtacccaggggctgggggtgggagcggGGGAGGCAGCGGGAGTTCAGTGGCCTCCCTCACCCCCACAGCAGCTCACTCTGGCTCCCACCTTTTCGGCTTCCCACCTACGCCACCCAAAGAAGTGTCTCCTGACCCTAGCACCACGGGGGCtgcttctccagcctcatcttccGCGGGGGGTAGTGCAGCCCGAGGAGAGGACAAGGACGGCGTCAAGTACCAGGTGTCACTGACGGAGAGCATGAAGATGGAAAGTGGCAGTCCCCTGCGCCCAGGCCTAGCCACTATGGGCACCCAGCCTGCTACACACCACCCCATCCCCACCTACCCCTCCTATGTGCCGGCGGCTGCCCACGACTACAGCAGCGGACTCTTCCACCCCGGAGGCTTCCTGGGGGGACCGGCCTCCAGCTTCACCCCTAAGCAGCGCAGCAAGGCACGTTCCTGTTCAG AAGGCCGGGAGTGTGTCAACTGTGGGGCCACAGCCACCCCTCTCTGGCGGCGGGACGGCACCGGCCACTACCTGTGCAATGCCTGTGGCCTCTACCACAAGATGAATGGGCAGAACCGGCCACTCATCAAGCCCAAGCGAAGACTG ACGACAACCACCACCTTATGGCGCCGAAACGCCAACGGGGACCCTGTCTGCAACGCCTGTGGCCTCTACTACAAGCTGCACAAT GTTAACAGGCCACTGACCATGAAGAAGGAAGGGATCCAGACTCGGAACCGGAAGATGTCCAACAAGTCCAAGAAGAGCAAGAAAGGGGCAGAGTGCTTCGAGGAGCTGTCGAAGTGCATGCAGGAGAAGTCGTCCCCCTTCAGTGCAGCTGCCCTGGCTGGACACATGGCACCTGTGGGCCACCTCCCGCCCTTCAGCCACTCCGGACACATCCTGCCCACTCCAACGCCCATccacccctcctccagcctctcctTCGGCCACCCCCACCCGTCCAGCATGGTGACCGCCATGGGCTAG
- the GATA2 gene encoding endothelial transcription factor GATA-2 isoform X1 has protein sequence MEVAPEQPRWMAHPAVLNAQHPDSHHPGLAHNYMEPAQLLPPDEVDVFFNHLDSQGNPYYANPAHARARVSYSPAHARLTGGQMCRPHLLHSPGLPWLDGGKAALSAAAAHHHNPWTVSPFSKTPLHPSAAGGPGGPLSVYPGAGGGSGGGSGSSVASLTPTAAHSGSHLFGFPPTPPKEVSPDPSTTGAASPASSSAGGSAARGEDKDGVKYQVSLTESMKMESGSPLRPGLATMGTQPATHHPIPTYPSYVPAAAHDYSSGLFHPGGFLGGPASSFTPKQRSKARSCSEGRECVNCGATATPLWRRDGTGHYLCNACGLYHKMNGQNRPLIKPKRRLSAARRAGTCCANCQTTTTTLWRRNANGDPVCNACGLYYKLHNVNRPLTMKKEGIQTRNRKMSNKSKKSKKGAECFEELSKCMQEKSSPFSAAALAGHMAPVGHLPPFSHSGHILPTPTPIHPSSSLSFGHPHPSSMVTAMG, from the exons ATGGAGGTGGCGCCCGAGCAGCCGCGCTGGATGGCGCACCCGGCCGTGCTGAATGCGCAGCACCCCGACTCGCACCACCCGGGCCTggcgcacaactacatggaaccCGCGCAGCTACTGCCTCCAGACGAGGTGGACGTCTTCTTCAATCACCTCGACTCGCAGGGCAACCCCTACTACGCCAACCCCGCTCACGCGCGGGCGCGCGTCTCCTACAGCCCCGCGCACG CCCGCCTGACTGGAGGCCAGATGTGCCGCCCACACTTGTTGCACAGCCCGGGTTTGCCCTGGCTGGACGGGGGCAAAGCAGCCCTCTCTGCCGCTGCGGCCCACCACCACAATCCCTGGACCGTGAGCCCCTTCTCCAAGACGCCACTGCACCCCTCAGCTGCTGGAGGCCCTGGAGGCCCACTCTCTGTGtacccaggggctgggggtgggagcggGGGAGGCAGCGGGAGTTCAGTGGCCTCCCTCACCCCCACAGCAGCTCACTCTGGCTCCCACCTTTTCGGCTTCCCACCTACGCCACCCAAAGAAGTGTCTCCTGACCCTAGCACCACGGGGGCtgcttctccagcctcatcttccGCGGGGGGTAGTGCAGCCCGAGGAGAGGACAAGGACGGCGTCAAGTACCAGGTGTCACTGACGGAGAGCATGAAGATGGAAAGTGGCAGTCCCCTGCGCCCAGGCCTAGCCACTATGGGCACCCAGCCTGCTACACACCACCCCATCCCCACCTACCCCTCCTATGTGCCGGCGGCTGCCCACGACTACAGCAGCGGACTCTTCCACCCCGGAGGCTTCCTGGGGGGACCGGCCTCCAGCTTCACCCCTAAGCAGCGCAGCAAGGCACGTTCCTGTTCAG AAGGCCGGGAGTGTGTCAACTGTGGGGCCACAGCCACCCCTCTCTGGCGGCGGGACGGCACCGGCCACTACCTGTGCAATGCCTGTGGCCTCTACCACAAGATGAATGGGCAGAACCGGCCACTCATCAAGCCCAAGCGAAGACTG tcGGCCGCCAGAAGAGCCGGCACCTGTTGTGCAAATTGTCAGACGACAACCACCACCTTATGGCGCCGAAACGCCAACGGGGACCCTGTCTGCAACGCCTGTGGCCTCTACTACAAGCTGCACAAT GTTAACAGGCCACTGACCATGAAGAAGGAAGGGATCCAGACTCGGAACCGGAAGATGTCCAACAAGTCCAAGAAGAGCAAGAAAGGGGCAGAGTGCTTCGAGGAGCTGTCGAAGTGCATGCAGGAGAAGTCGTCCCCCTTCAGTGCAGCTGCCCTGGCTGGACACATGGCACCTGTGGGCCACCTCCCGCCCTTCAGCCACTCCGGACACATCCTGCCCACTCCAACGCCCATccacccctcctccagcctctcctTCGGCCACCCCCACCCGTCCAGCATGGTGACCGCCATGGGCTAG
- the LOC129471327 gene encoding uncharacterized protein isoform X2 encodes MCWHPGSVDNGWAETDERAACLVSQWKARELPTPGSGRRSRHTPMCECSCNTRWKESCTGDYDTAVRTKKLTPHVSMEEQPQHGRRRDRVQGMSLEAGRPRRRLAQRRGDTPCSPRHLQAASPHLPSLFHFC; translated from the exons atgtgctggCATCCTGGCAGTGTCGATAATGGGTGGGCAGAGACAGATGAAAGGGCAGCCTGCCTGGTGAGCCAGTGGAAGGCAAG GGAACTCCCAACCCCAGGCTCTGGGAGAAGGAGCAGACACACACCAATGTGCGAATGCAGCTGCAACACTCGCTGGAAAGAGAG CTGCACGGGGGACTATGACACTGCAGTGAGAACGAAGAAACTGACTCCACATGTGAGCATGGAGGAGCAGCCCCAGCATGGCA GAAGAAGAGACAGAGTGCAGGGCATgagcctggaggctgggaggcccaggaggaggcTGGCACAACGGAGAGGGGACACGCCATGCAGTCCAAG GCATCTCCAGGCTGCTTCTCCACACCTGCCCAGTCTTTTCCATTTCTGCTGA
- the LOC129471326 gene encoding uncharacterized protein: protein MPRFQTDPERRLRLPAADLQARGGPILIEIPLNGFRLQLGAGGDFQTRRSPPHAPQSHRIKGCGAQRAGAQAGASWVKPRKASARDQPAGAAAALRPGSDASAAAAWGLGAAETKAPVRGPGGGGALRGSGNAGVSWPVAQRNGKTGGPRRACCAQIIGALSESAQQMLPPSNASFTTADPRADGQADSRPLGARGLPVPVPPACLPGPLSVRPGVPGVFGWTRGCASAWANADASVRVCQTSAPQKSASVRAHACTCMAGVCAECPEAADEAVGGSTQEAVLH, encoded by the exons ATGCCCCGTTTTCAGACAGATCCAGAACGCCGTCTACGCCTACCGGCGGCAGATCTTCAAGCCCGCGGCGGCCCCATTCTTATTGAAATCCCACTAAACGGATTCCGACTCCAGCTTGGGGCGGGGGGAGACTTCCAGACCCGGCGCTCTCCCCCACACGCACCCCAGTCACACAGGATAAAGGGCTGCGGGGCGCAGCGCGCGGGGGCGCAAGCAGGAGCGAGCTGGGTTAAGCCGCGAAAAGCCAGCGCACGGGACCAGCCGGCAGGTGCAGCCGCCGCTCTGCGGCCCGGCTCGGACGCATCCGCCGCGgcggcctgggggttgggggcgGCCGAGACAAAGGCCCCAGTTCGGGGGCCGGGAGGCGGGGGTGCTTTACGAGGCTCTGGGAATGCCGGGGTCTCGTGGCCTGTGGCTCAGAGAAATGGGAAGACAGGAGGCCCGAGGCGGGCCTGCTGTGCCCAG attatCGGAGCCCTTTCAGAGAGCGCACAACAAATGCTCCCGCCATCGAATGCATCATTTACCACCGCAGATCCGCGCGCTGATGGGCAGGCAGATAGCCGTCCGCTGGGGGCACGTGGGCTCCCCGTGCCCGTACCACCCGCCTGCCTGCCGGGGCCACTGAGCGTGCGCCCCGGTGTGCCCGGCGTGTTTGGATGGACACGTGGGTGTGCCAGTGCATGGGCTAACGCCGATGCAAGTGTGCGGGTGTGTCAAACAAGTGCACCACAAAAAAGTGCAAGTGTGCGAGCccatgcatgcacatgcatggCAGGCGTCTGTGCTGAGTGCCCGGAGGCGGCCGATGAGGCGGTTGGAGGGTCCACACAGGAGGCGGTGCTGCACTAA